In Synechococcus sp. RS9909, one genomic interval encodes:
- a CDS encoding nucleotidyltransferase family protein, with amino-acid sequence MSLALAQPQLDTIADACRRHHVARLDAFGSVLRPDYRPGESDIDLLVEFQPLDPATLYKAYFALLNELRIGLASRVDLVMADAVRNPYVKQTIEASRQQIYAA; translated from the coding sequence ATGAGCCTCGCCCTAGCCCAACCCCAGCTCGACACCATCGCCGACGCCTGTCGGCGCCATCACGTGGCGCGGCTGGATGCGTTCGGTTCCGTGCTGAGGCCTGATTACAGGCCTGGAGAGAGCGATATCGATCTGCTGGTGGAGTTCCAGCCCCTCGACCCCGCCACTCTCTACAAGGCCTACTTCGCGCTGCTGAATGAGCTGCGCATTGGTCTGGCCTCTCGTGTCGACCTGGTCATGGCCGATGCCGTCCGCAACCCCTATGTCAAACAGACCATCGAGGCGAGCAGGCAACAGATCTATGCAGCGTGA
- a CDS encoding DNA methyltransferase yields the protein MARRSPAMDPELKAHQEWLGYLQPVGLVVAPAAMQEAGWVVTRSGIELIERQARYRAALEPLDDTSDPDDSDTEHGFRSLLDLLTEHLGWDSDQLDRSPEAIQAHTKELPELGDTLTPTAVVPAASGEGAQLLVVELPLAAAFDQKTTDGEHLWRASASERLERLLRETGVEAGLLFNGSQLRLVVAPKGESSGYLTFRLSELAEVSGRLMLSGLDLLLGQSHVFLDPDGYRLSDVLKKSRSFQAVVSNALADQVLAALWDLLRGFQQADELSKQQDNQLLGDLPERDPQQLYGGLITMLMRLVFLLYAEDEALMPCDAVYEQNYKLSAIFEQLQQDESEYPDTMEQRFGAWAGLMSLCRLVFDGGGPTVDYLPARHGQLFDPDVYPWLESPWISDRVVLAVLRNLLIVQGERISYRALDVEQIGSVYEGIMGYAVQRIPGRCIGLKSKPQGAKKQITTAVDLDALLELPGAKRKKWLEDEAGTTLPTKAATALKAADSEDTLVEALAPRINRDLFDGPQAAGSLVFQPTEERRRSGSHYTPRSLTRPIVEEALRPWMERCEYRPKASQILDLKICDPAMGSGAFLVESCRYLAELLEQAWSREGLPDALKPGGHALGEEPLIYARRLIAQSCLYGVDKNPFAVNLARLSLWLVSLSKDAPFTFVDHALKCGDSLVGMERTEIEAALKGASLQRELQINYIEEVKQQEAKSFALFHADSRSDADDEQKRKALEEWNASTAYLRTVGDLLVAAFFNGKKPKDREELKTIYLEATLKHNTAEELEDELAEPLERLREGEKGLQPLHWQLAFPDVFGRPEPGFDVFVGNPPFAGKNTIAEGSPEGILDWLKQLHPESHGNADLVAHFFRRCFHLLRPGGSLGLIATNTIAQGDTRSTGLRWICLNGGTIYAARKRYKWPGVASVVVSVVHLFKGVYAGAKLLDRRAVKKITAFLFANGGHEDPKQLAANSGKSFQGSIVLGMGFTFDDSGPADDDTPGIPSPIATMQRLIAANPKNAEVIFPYIGGEEVNSSPTHAHHRYVINFGERSEEECRKEWPELMQIVERKVKPGRLAQNREIRSRYWWRFGETCPALYSAIAGCERVLVIPCISNTLAFASLHPSVVFSHKLIVFPLREASALALVQSRIHEFWARSFASSMKDDLNYSPTDCFETFPFPVALLDSTASNHIHIGIHQSLEAIGEHYQRFRAGLMLSNNEGLTSTYNRFHDPSETSNELLELRRIHSEMDQAVLAAYGWKDVPTTCGFGLDYLETEDDAQLPDDLQERIDSGDLFFWDAGEAMAFELQLRSCEAIKGRKKLPWRYRWPDAVRDDVLARLLALNAERYAEEVAQGLHGKGGKKQSTAAPAGGKRRGRPVKAADSADTEQIGLAL from the coding sequence ATGGCACGACGTTCTCCTGCGATGGATCCTGAGCTCAAGGCGCATCAGGAGTGGCTCGGCTACCTGCAGCCCGTTGGCTTGGTGGTGGCGCCCGCGGCCATGCAAGAGGCCGGCTGGGTGGTGACCCGCAGCGGCATTGAGTTGATCGAACGGCAAGCGCGCTACCGGGCTGCCCTTGAGCCACTGGATGACACATCTGATCCAGACGACAGCGACACAGAGCACGGCTTTCGATCCCTGCTGGATCTGCTCACCGAACACCTGGGTTGGGATAGCGATCAACTGGACCGGAGCCCCGAGGCCATCCAGGCTCACACCAAAGAGCTGCCTGAGCTGGGCGACACACTGACGCCGACTGCAGTGGTTCCTGCTGCCTCCGGTGAGGGGGCCCAGCTGCTTGTGGTGGAGTTGCCGCTGGCTGCAGCCTTCGATCAGAAGACCACCGATGGCGAGCACCTCTGGCGCGCTAGCGCCTCGGAGCGGCTGGAGCGGCTGCTGCGTGAAACCGGCGTGGAGGCGGGCCTGCTGTTCAACGGCAGCCAGCTGCGCTTGGTGGTGGCCCCGAAGGGAGAGAGTTCGGGCTATCTCACCTTCCGGCTGAGCGAACTGGCTGAAGTGAGCGGCCGGTTGATGCTTTCGGGCCTCGATCTGCTCTTGGGCCAGAGCCATGTGTTCCTCGATCCCGATGGCTACCGGCTCAGCGACGTGCTCAAGAAGAGCCGCAGTTTCCAGGCCGTGGTCAGTAATGCCCTGGCTGATCAGGTGTTGGCTGCGTTGTGGGATCTGCTGCGGGGATTTCAGCAGGCCGATGAGCTGAGCAAACAGCAAGACAACCAACTACTGGGAGATCTACCCGAGCGGGATCCCCAACAGCTCTATGGCGGCTTGATCACCATGCTGATGCGGCTGGTGTTCCTGCTCTACGCCGAAGACGAAGCGCTGATGCCCTGCGATGCGGTGTATGAGCAGAACTACAAACTCAGCGCGATCTTCGAGCAGCTGCAGCAAGACGAAAGCGAATATCCCGACACGATGGAGCAGCGCTTCGGTGCCTGGGCGGGGCTGATGAGTCTTTGCCGCTTGGTGTTCGACGGTGGCGGCCCAACAGTCGACTACCTGCCAGCGCGCCACGGACAGCTGTTCGATCCTGATGTCTACCCCTGGCTGGAATCGCCTTGGATCAGCGATCGGGTGGTGCTGGCGGTTCTTCGCAATCTGCTGATCGTGCAGGGCGAGCGGATCAGCTACCGGGCCCTGGATGTGGAGCAGATCGGCTCGGTCTACGAAGGGATCATGGGCTACGCGGTTCAGCGCATCCCAGGCCGTTGCATTGGCTTGAAGAGCAAACCGCAAGGTGCCAAGAAGCAGATCACGACAGCCGTTGATCTCGATGCGCTGCTGGAGTTGCCGGGGGCGAAACGCAAGAAGTGGCTGGAAGATGAAGCCGGCACAACCCTGCCGACCAAAGCTGCAACCGCTCTGAAGGCTGCCGACTCAGAAGATACGTTGGTTGAAGCCTTGGCGCCACGGATCAATCGAGACCTCTTCGATGGGCCGCAGGCAGCCGGAAGCCTGGTGTTCCAACCCACCGAAGAACGTCGCCGCAGCGGTAGCCACTACACGCCGCGTTCACTCACAAGACCGATCGTTGAGGAGGCTCTACGCCCGTGGATGGAACGCTGCGAGTACAGGCCAAAAGCCTCCCAGATCCTTGACCTGAAGATCTGCGACCCAGCGATGGGTTCAGGGGCTTTCCTTGTGGAGAGCTGCCGCTACCTGGCAGAACTCTTGGAGCAGGCTTGGAGCCGTGAAGGCTTACCAGACGCCCTCAAGCCGGGTGGTCATGCCCTCGGCGAAGAACCCCTGATCTATGCCCGCCGATTGATTGCGCAGAGCTGCCTCTATGGGGTGGACAAAAACCCCTTCGCGGTGAACCTGGCACGCCTCAGTCTCTGGCTGGTGAGCCTCAGTAAAGATGCTCCTTTCACCTTCGTGGATCATGCCTTGAAGTGCGGTGATTCCTTAGTCGGGATGGAGCGCACCGAAATCGAAGCAGCACTCAAGGGCGCAAGCCTTCAGCGCGAACTCCAGATTAACTACATCGAGGAGGTGAAGCAACAGGAGGCGAAGAGCTTTGCGCTGTTCCATGCCGACAGCCGCAGCGATGCTGACGATGAACAGAAGCGCAAGGCACTCGAAGAGTGGAATGCCAGCACGGCCTATCTGCGAACCGTTGGCGATCTCTTGGTGGCGGCATTCTTCAACGGCAAGAAGCCGAAGGATCGTGAAGAGCTGAAGACGATCTATCTAGAAGCCACGCTGAAACACAACACAGCGGAAGAACTGGAAGACGAACTGGCGGAACCGCTGGAGCGGCTGCGGGAGGGCGAGAAGGGCCTTCAGCCGCTGCACTGGCAGCTGGCCTTCCCGGATGTATTCGGCCGGCCAGAGCCGGGCTTCGATGTGTTCGTGGGCAATCCACCCTTCGCTGGCAAGAACACCATCGCCGAAGGCAGCCCCGAGGGGATCCTCGACTGGCTCAAGCAGCTGCACCCCGAGAGCCACGGCAATGCCGATCTGGTGGCCCACTTCTTCCGCCGCTGCTTCCACTTGCTCCGGCCCGGTGGCTCGCTGGGGCTGATTGCCACGAACACCATCGCCCAGGGCGACACCAGGAGTACTGGCTTGCGCTGGATCTGCCTGAACGGCGGCACGATCTATGCGGCGCGCAAGCGCTACAAGTGGCCCGGTGTGGCATCGGTGGTGGTGAGCGTGGTGCACCTGTTCAAGGGCGTCTACGCGGGCGCAAAACTGCTTGATCGGCGAGCGGTAAAGAAAATCACGGCATTTCTGTTCGCCAACGGCGGCCACGAGGATCCGAAGCAGCTAGCGGCCAACTCTGGCAAGAGCTTCCAGGGCTCGATCGTGCTGGGCATGGGCTTCACCTTCGATGATTCAGGCCCGGCCGACGACGACACCCCAGGCATACCCTCGCCGATTGCCACGATGCAGCGGCTGATCGCAGCGAATCCGAAGAACGCCGAGGTGATCTTCCCCTACATCGGCGGGGAAGAGGTGAACAGCAGCCCTACCCACGCTCATCACCGCTATGTGATCAATTTCGGGGAGAGGAGCGAGGAAGAGTGCAGGAAAGAGTGGCCGGAATTGATGCAGATTGTGGAGCGGAAGGTGAAGCCAGGAAGGCTGGCCCAGAACCGCGAGATCCGCTCGCGCTACTGGTGGCGCTTCGGGGAGACATGCCCAGCTCTGTATTCGGCGATTGCGGGGTGTGAGCGGGTGCTGGTGATCCCCTGCATCAGCAACACCCTGGCGTTTGCCTCGTTGCATCCGTCAGTTGTTTTCTCCCACAAGCTGATTGTTTTCCCATTACGAGAGGCTTCGGCTTTGGCTCTGGTGCAATCACGAATTCATGAGTTCTGGGCTCGTTCGTTTGCCTCATCCATGAAAGATGACCTGAACTACTCACCCACCGACTGCTTCGAGACCTTTCCCTTCCCCGTTGCCCTGCTCGATTCCACCGCCAGCAATCACATTCATATCGGGATCCATCAGTCCCTCGAAGCCATCGGCGAGCACTACCAACGATTCCGCGCCGGGTTGATGCTGAGCAACAACGAAGGCCTCACCAGCACCTACAACCGCTTCCACGATCCCTCCGAAACGAGCAACGAGCTTCTGGAGCTGCGACGTATCCACAGCGAGATGGATCAGGCGGTGCTGGCCGCCTACGGCTGGAAGGATGTGCCTACCACCTGCGGCTTCGGGCTCGACTACCTCGAAACCGAAGACGACGCCCAGCTCCCCGACGATCTGCAGGAACGCATCGACAGCGGCGACCTGTTCTTCTGGGACGCCGGTGAAGCCATGGCCTTTGAGTTGCAGCTGCGCTCCTGCGAAGCCATCAAGGGCAGGAAGAAACTGCCCTGGCGCTACCGCTGGCCCGATGCCGTCCGCGATGACGTACTCGCCCGCCTGCTGGCCCTGAACGCCGAGCGCTACGCCGAAGAGGTGGCCCAAGGGCTGCATGGCAAGGGAGGGAAGAAGCAATCCACAGCCGCTCCTGCTGGCGGCAAACGCCGGGGCCGGCCTGTCAAGGCAGCCGACTCGGCCGATACTGAGCAAATCGGACTGGCGCTATGA
- the drmD gene encoding DISARM system SNF2-like helicase DrmD, protein MVSTAPSKTRLKLKPGSVVRCRTRRYLVEEVQQPVEAGADTVVAMACMEDQAIGQRLTVFLEREIDFEVLGESSWEVVAQRGFDQPKQFSAYLNTLRWNCVTATDAELFQAPYRAGIDVKAYQLEPLRKALQMPRVGLFIADDVGLGKTIEAGLILREMLLRQRIRRVVISCPPSVLRQWQEEMASRFGLAFTVMDRAYVAKVRQERGYGTNPWSTGNRFLISHALLRNSDYAAPLIDWLEQGRGAEDQAPLQSLLILDEAHNAAPASNSLRYAIDSGLTRSLRDLAPRFEHRIFLSATPHNGHSNSFTALLELLDPARFTRGVPFEQGDLDAVLVRRLKDDLRRIGEEFPERIVEPLKKPKGSLSADTPELALSRLLQQYRKQRERRLLAEGATKRQLNADRLVITNLQKRLLSSIEAFARTLAVHQRTLAEKQQQQRDAQLELLQGGVDADSDLAELNDDEVLNLEEAQTRAALRQTIAADQSDQQLLEQMASIAAAQRGKPDPRIEMLQEWMGQHLCSGLGTDDLQWKPTRLLIFTDYVDTKRYLERQLAALLGEREAEQRVASFSGGMSEENRERLKAQFNADPDQEPLRILIATDAAREGVNLQNHCKHLIHFDIPWNPSKLEQRNGRIDRKLQQAPQVWCHYFLLEDRPEDRVMDVLVKKTEVIRQELGSLSPLVQRQVDEAFEAGIDLDNLDDLQGQLEGMDSATTDRGVLLTKAREELEASRRVAELEQQQDALRQLLSKSKQWLAFAHDRFRQALNCSLDLLGVSGLEQHTDERGQTCWRLANPEELPAQTRDKSWENTLDSLRGVKPAKAYLDEWRRENPVRPVIFSDPGRLSAESVHLHLEHRLAQRLLSRFLSQGFLHHELSRACVLPSRDPQPKVVVLGRLSLFGQGAARLHDELITVVADWHPGDDRQSALQPLPAATKETTWKLLQDALKEAESGGLPNVDTSRFQAMAEHDVQALLPLLKQESETALADAAELLKQRGGSEAQALKDVLRGQRKRINSTLRQRTRELGKLEKKAADAEPTGLIPGLADQVDVPALDLSKLSKKEHAQLRSDQRHWERRLETIEAELGSEPQRIVESYRVVTHRLEPAGLVYLWPISG, encoded by the coding sequence GCTGTTCCAGGCCCCCTATCGGGCTGGAATCGATGTGAAGGCTTATCAGCTTGAACCGCTCCGCAAGGCGCTGCAGATGCCTCGCGTGGGGCTGTTCATCGCTGACGACGTGGGCCTTGGCAAGACGATCGAGGCGGGCCTGATCCTGCGAGAGATGCTGTTACGACAACGCATCCGGCGGGTGGTGATCAGCTGCCCTCCTTCGGTGCTGCGGCAGTGGCAAGAAGAGATGGCGAGTCGCTTTGGCTTGGCCTTCACCGTGATGGACAGGGCCTATGTGGCCAAGGTGCGCCAGGAGCGTGGCTATGGCACAAATCCTTGGAGCACAGGGAACCGCTTCCTGATCTCCCATGCGCTGCTGCGCAACAGCGACTACGCAGCACCACTGATCGATTGGCTCGAGCAAGGGAGAGGTGCAGAAGACCAGGCCCCTCTGCAGAGCTTGTTGATCCTTGATGAGGCCCACAACGCGGCCCCTGCCAGCAACAGCCTTCGCTATGCCATTGACTCAGGCCTGACCCGCAGCCTTCGTGATCTGGCGCCCCGCTTCGAGCATCGGATCTTCCTGAGTGCAACGCCCCACAACGGACACAGCAACAGCTTTACGGCGTTGCTGGAGTTATTGGATCCAGCGCGGTTCACCCGTGGGGTGCCGTTCGAACAGGGAGATCTGGATGCAGTCCTCGTCCGCCGCCTGAAGGACGATCTACGCCGCATCGGCGAGGAGTTCCCGGAGCGGATCGTTGAGCCGTTGAAGAAGCCCAAGGGTTCGCTTTCAGCCGACACCCCAGAGCTGGCACTCTCCCGGTTGCTTCAGCAGTACCGCAAACAAAGGGAGCGCAGGCTGCTGGCCGAAGGGGCCACCAAGCGCCAGCTCAATGCCGACCGGCTGGTGATCACCAACCTTCAGAAGCGTCTGCTCAGCTCGATTGAAGCCTTCGCGCGCACCTTGGCCGTGCATCAGCGCACCTTGGCCGAGAAGCAACAACAGCAACGAGACGCCCAACTTGAACTGCTTCAAGGAGGGGTAGACGCAGACAGTGATCTCGCGGAACTCAACGATGACGAGGTGCTGAATCTGGAGGAAGCCCAGACCCGGGCTGCCCTGCGCCAGACCATCGCAGCCGATCAAAGCGATCAGCAACTGCTGGAGCAGATGGCCTCTATCGCCGCTGCCCAGAGAGGCAAGCCAGATCCCCGCATCGAGATGCTGCAGGAATGGATGGGCCAACACCTCTGCTCAGGCCTTGGCACTGATGACCTGCAGTGGAAGCCCACTCGGCTGCTGATCTTCACGGACTACGTCGATACCAAGCGCTACCTGGAACGGCAGTTGGCGGCACTGCTTGGGGAGCGGGAGGCCGAGCAACGGGTAGCCAGCTTCAGCGGCGGGATGAGCGAGGAGAACCGCGAACGGCTGAAGGCTCAGTTCAACGCCGACCCTGATCAAGAGCCGTTGCGGATCCTGATCGCCACCGATGCTGCCCGGGAGGGGGTGAACCTGCAGAACCACTGCAAGCACCTGATCCACTTCGATATCCCCTGGAACCCCAGCAAGTTGGAGCAGCGCAACGGCCGTATCGACCGCAAGCTGCAGCAGGCCCCGCAGGTGTGGTGTCACTACTTCCTGCTGGAAGACCGCCCGGAAGATCGGGTGATGGACGTGCTGGTGAAAAAGACGGAAGTGATCCGACAGGAGTTGGGATCCCTCTCTCCACTGGTGCAGCGCCAGGTTGATGAGGCCTTCGAGGCGGGGATCGATCTGGACAACCTCGACGACTTGCAGGGGCAACTCGAGGGAATGGATTCAGCCACCACCGATCGGGGCGTGCTGCTCACCAAAGCTCGAGAAGAACTGGAAGCCAGCCGTCGTGTGGCTGAACTCGAGCAGCAACAAGACGCTCTCCGGCAACTGCTGTCGAAGTCAAAACAGTGGCTGGCCTTTGCTCACGACCGCTTCCGTCAGGCGCTCAACTGCTCCCTGGATCTGCTGGGTGTGTCAGGGCTGGAACAACACACCGACGAGCGTGGGCAAACCTGCTGGCGCCTGGCCAACCCAGAGGAGTTGCCCGCTCAGACACGTGACAAAAGCTGGGAAAACACCCTCGACAGCCTGCGGGGCGTGAAACCCGCCAAGGCCTATCTCGATGAATGGCGCCGGGAGAATCCAGTACGGCCTGTGATCTTCTCGGACCCCGGACGGCTGAGTGCGGAGTCGGTGCATCTGCATCTGGAGCACCGCCTGGCCCAACGCCTACTCAGTCGTTTCCTCAGCCAAGGCTTTCTGCACCACGAACTGAGCCGAGCCTGCGTTCTGCCCAGCCGTGATCCCCAGCCCAAGGTGGTGGTGCTTGGGCGCCTGTCGTTGTTCGGTCAAGGTGCTGCCCGATTGCATGACGAGCTGATCACGGTGGTGGCCGATTGGCATCCAGGCGATGACCGGCAGAGCGCGCTGCAGCCACTGCCAGCAGCCACGAAAGAGACCACGTGGAAACTGCTTCAAGACGCCTTGAAGGAGGCCGAGAGCGGTGGTCTCCCCAACGTTGACACCAGTCGCTTCCAGGCCATGGCCGAACACGACGTGCAGGCTCTGTTGCCCCTGCTCAAGCAGGAGTCGGAGACCGCATTGGCTGACGCAGCAGAGCTGCTGAAGCAGCGGGGTGGATCGGAGGCTCAGGCCCTCAAGGATGTGCTCCGCGGCCAGCGCAAACGCATCAATTCCACCCTGCGTCAACGCACCAGAGAGCTCGGGAAGCTGGAGAAAAAGGCGGCTGATGCGGAGCCAACGGGCCTGATTCCCGGCCTTGCTGATCAGGTGGATGTGCCAGCGCTCGATCTCTCCAAGTTGTCCAAGAAAGAGCACGCCCAACTGCGATCCGATCAACGGCACTGGGAGCGCAGGCTGGAAACAATCGAAGCTGAACTCGGCAGTGAGCCGCAGCGGATTGTGGAGAGCTACCGAGTGGTGACCCACCGGTTGGAGCCGGCCGGGCTTGTGTACCTCTGGCCGATCAGCGGATAG
- a CDS encoding DUF86 domain-containing protein — MQRDPRAYLSDILEAAAAIQDATRMIGEADYSQSRLIRSAVEREFIIIGEALKVIAQRDPQLFAVIPEARQIIDFRNLLTHEYMNVSDPVVWGAIQTDLPVLIEHCTQLLNQFEEGQS; from the coding sequence ATGCAGCGTGACCCCCGGGCCTATCTGAGCGATATCCTGGAGGCGGCAGCTGCCATTCAGGACGCAACCAGAATGATTGGCGAAGCTGACTACAGCCAGTCGAGGCTGATTCGCTCGGCCGTAGAGCGTGAGTTCATCATCATCGGGGAAGCCCTGAAGGTGATCGCACAGCGAGATCCACAACTCTTTGCTGTGATCCCAGAAGCGAGGCAAATCATTGATTTCCGAAATCTGCTCACCCACGAGTACATGAATGTCAGTGATCCAGTGGTCTGGGGTGCGATCCAAACAGATCTGCCGGTTCTGATCGAGCACTGCACACAGCTGCTTAACCAGTTCGAAGAGGGGCAGAGCTGA